One Actinospica robiniae DSM 44927 genomic region harbors:
- a CDS encoding winged helix-turn-helix transcriptional regulator: MDTTPARVPIYQPDCPAQTVIDLLANKWALFILAALRHNGRPTRFNELRRMLGGVTQKMLTQTLRALERDGLVRRDFYPTVPPRVEYSLTELGLGAGQLTNAIGEWSQANVHRILAAREHYDESASAEVVPVGVVRA; encoded by the coding sequence GTGGATACCACCCCGGCGCGAGTCCCGATCTATCAGCCGGACTGCCCGGCCCAAACGGTGATCGACCTGCTGGCGAACAAATGGGCGCTGTTCATCCTGGCCGCACTGCGCCACAACGGCCGCCCGACGCGGTTCAACGAGCTCAGACGCATGCTCGGCGGCGTCACCCAGAAAATGCTGACGCAGACGTTGCGCGCGCTGGAGCGCGACGGCCTCGTCCGGCGCGACTTCTACCCGACCGTGCCGCCACGCGTCGAGTACTCGCTGACCGAACTCGGCCTCGGCGCGGGGCAGCTGACGAACGCCATCGGCGAGTGGTCCCAGGCCAACGTGCATCGGATCCTGGCCGCCCGAGAGCACTACGACGAGTCGGCCAGCGCCGAGGTGGTGCCGGTCGGGGTCGTCCGGGCCTGA
- a CDS encoding PDR/VanB family oxidoreductase: MTPAEPSGEVKVVVTERVEVAEGVVALTLAALGGGPLPAWSPGAHIDLRLGGDLVRQYSLCGDPADAEHWRVAVLRESAGRGGSAFVHGELAVGTTLAVSAPRNNFELLPARRYLFVAGGIGITPLLPMMAKAQADGAQWTLLYGGRTRASMAFTEELSTAHGPRVRLHPQDEHGLLDLTAHLADPDEDTLIYACGPEPMLAAVADASAHWPSGALRIERFTPVEVGAPARAGSFDVVLERSGKRVTVKPGCSILEAVEIAGVDVLSSCREGTCGTCETVVLDGVPEHRDSLLTANERASNEIMFICVSRSLSPELTLDL; encoded by the coding sequence GTGACGCCGGCGGAGCCGTCGGGCGAGGTGAAGGTCGTCGTCACAGAACGGGTCGAGGTGGCCGAGGGCGTCGTGGCGCTCACGCTCGCCGCGTTGGGCGGCGGGCCGCTGCCCGCGTGGAGCCCGGGCGCGCACATCGACCTGCGGCTGGGCGGCGACCTGGTCCGGCAGTACTCACTGTGCGGCGACCCGGCCGACGCCGAACACTGGCGCGTCGCCGTGCTGCGGGAGAGCGCCGGCCGGGGCGGCTCAGCGTTCGTACACGGTGAGCTGGCAGTCGGCACCACGCTCGCGGTTTCCGCTCCCCGCAACAACTTCGAGCTGCTGCCGGCCCGGCGGTACCTGTTCGTCGCGGGCGGCATCGGCATCACGCCGCTGCTGCCGATGATGGCCAAGGCGCAGGCGGACGGCGCGCAGTGGACCCTGCTCTACGGCGGCCGGACGCGCGCCTCGATGGCGTTCACCGAGGAGTTGTCGACGGCTCACGGGCCCCGGGTGCGGCTGCATCCGCAGGACGAGCACGGTCTGCTAGACCTGACGGCGCATCTGGCCGACCCGGACGAGGACACGCTGATCTACGCCTGCGGACCGGAGCCGATGCTGGCGGCGGTGGCGGACGCGTCGGCGCACTGGCCGTCCGGCGCGCTGCGCATCGAACGGTTCACGCCGGTCGAGGTCGGCGCGCCGGCCCGGGCCGGGTCGTTCGACGTGGTGCTGGAGCGCAGCGGGAAGCGGGTGACCGTGAAGCCGGGATGTTCGATCCTCGAGGCGGTCGAGATCGCCGGCGTCGATGTGCTCTCGTCCTGCCGCGAAGGCACCTGCGGCACCTGTGAAACCGTTGTGCTGGACGGCGTTCCGGAGCATCGCGACAGCCTGCTGACGGCGAACGAGCGCGCGAGCAACGAGATCATGTTCATCTGCGTCTCGCGCAGCCTGAGCCCGGAGCTGACGCTCGATCTCTGA
- a CDS encoding IclR family transcriptional regulator translates to MASPAQPASPSRTGVAERLLALLAAFDADHRELTLAALARRADLPAATAHRLVGQLTSWGALEPSEQGRYRIGLRLWEVACLAPRSSGLRRAVLPFLEDLYETTHENVQLAVRDGVDTLYVELISGRSAVVVRTTVGSRWPLHATGVGLVLLAYAPAPVQQQVCAAPLARFTAHTIADPARLRATLAEVRRADAAVSDRQITDDAVSVAAPIRDASGAVVAALSLVVPATANPAPLIPAVRMAARGSSRALGYGVFHSVEGPLAEQG, encoded by the coding sequence GTGGCGAGTCCCGCGCAACCTGCCTCCCCATCCCGCACCGGCGTCGCCGAGCGCCTGCTCGCGCTGCTGGCCGCCTTCGACGCCGACCACCGCGAACTCACCCTCGCCGCACTGGCCCGCCGGGCCGATCTGCCGGCCGCCACGGCCCACCGTCTGGTCGGACAGCTCACCTCGTGGGGCGCGCTGGAGCCCTCGGAGCAGGGCCGCTACCGGATCGGGCTGCGGCTGTGGGAGGTGGCCTGCCTGGCGCCGCGCAGTTCCGGGCTGCGCCGCGCCGTCCTGCCGTTCCTGGAAGACCTTTACGAGACGACGCACGAGAACGTGCAGCTCGCCGTGCGCGACGGCGTCGACACCCTCTACGTCGAGCTGATCTCCGGCCGCTCGGCCGTAGTCGTGCGCACCACCGTCGGCTCGCGCTGGCCGCTGCACGCCACCGGCGTCGGGCTGGTCCTGCTCGCCTACGCCCCGGCGCCGGTGCAGCAGCAGGTGTGCGCGGCGCCGCTGGCCAGGTTCACCGCGCACACCATCGCCGATCCAGCCCGGCTGCGGGCCACGCTGGCCGAGGTCCGGCGGGCCGATGCCGCGGTGAGCGACCGTCAGATCACCGACGACGCGGTGTCGGTGGCCGCGCCGATCCGCGACGCGTCCGGCGCCGTCGTCGCCGCGCTCTCGCTCGTCGTGCCGGCCACGGCCAACCCGGCGCCGCTGATCCCCGCCGTGCGCATGGCCGCCCGCGGCAGTTCCCGGGCGCTCGGGTACGGCGTCTTCCACTCAGTGGAAGGGCCTCTTGCCGAGCAGGGCTGA
- a CDS encoding hydroxyacid dehydrogenase codes for MISKSEGELPAVVAPTAACPRTAPRALLALDPAMAREVFTAQAWRRLEACVRLDRSLTAVGGFDDPALREELAACEILITGWGSPHLGPSALARMPRLGHVVHCAGTVKALFDPAVYARGVSVSNAAEANAVPVAQYTLAAIILGAKRAFTLAHRLGAGSLDEHGSHRDLTGLPWLGTRGLTVGVIGASRIGTRVVRLVREVLDASVLLYDPYTDAGLTADPAVRRASLAELLRRSDVVSVHAPLTPETDRLIGAAELALMRDGTVLVNTARGGLVDTDALRREVLRGRIDAVLDVTDPEPLAEGDDLHGAPNAFITPHIAGALGNEITRLGDLAVAEIERITSGLEPWHAVDAAGLGRLA; via the coding sequence ATGATCTCGAAGTCTGAGGGGGAGCTGCCCGCCGTGGTGGCGCCCACCGCCGCGTGCCCCCGGACCGCCCCGAGGGCCCTGCTGGCGCTGGATCCGGCGATGGCCCGGGAAGTGTTCACCGCCCAGGCGTGGCGGCGGCTGGAGGCGTGCGTGCGCCTGGACCGCTCGCTCACCGCCGTCGGCGGGTTCGACGATCCGGCGCTGCGGGAGGAGCTGGCCGCCTGCGAAATCCTCATCACCGGCTGGGGCTCGCCCCACCTCGGCCCGTCCGCGCTGGCCCGGATGCCCCGGCTCGGCCACGTCGTGCACTGCGCCGGCACGGTCAAGGCGCTGTTCGACCCGGCCGTCTACGCCCGCGGCGTGAGCGTCTCGAACGCCGCCGAGGCCAACGCCGTCCCGGTGGCCCAGTACACCCTGGCCGCGATCATCCTCGGCGCCAAGCGCGCGTTCACCCTGGCGCACCGCCTCGGCGCCGGCAGCCTCGACGAGCACGGCTCGCACCGCGACCTGACCGGGCTGCCCTGGCTCGGCACCCGCGGGCTGACCGTCGGCGTGATCGGCGCCTCCCGGATCGGCACCCGCGTGGTCCGGCTGGTGCGCGAGGTCCTCGACGCCTCGGTGCTGCTCTACGACCCGTACACGGACGCCGGCCTGACCGCGGACCCGGCCGTGCGCCGGGCGTCCCTGGCCGAGCTGCTGCGCCGCTCCGACGTGGTCAGCGTGCACGCGCCGCTCACCCCGGAGACGGACCGGCTGATCGGCGCGGCCGAGCTCGCCCTGATGCGCGACGGCACGGTCCTGGTCAACACCGCCCGCGGCGGCCTGGTCGACACCGACGCGCTGCGCCGCGAGGTCCTGCGCGGCCGCATCGACGCGGTGCTCGACGTCACCGACCCCGAGCCGCTGGCCGAGGGCGACGATCTGCACGGGGCCCCGAACGCGTTCATCACCCCGCACATCGCCGGCGCGCTCGGCAACGAGATCACCCGGCTCGGAGACCTGGCGGTGGCCGAGATCGAGCGGATAACCTCCGGGCTCGAACCGTGGCACGCCGTGGACGCGGCGGGCCTGGGCCGGCTGGCCTGA
- a CDS encoding DUF2264 domain-containing protein: MRELHERNERDEEGLGARAEWVAVADAWLLTAREHAVAGGSLILPTPNGGRFSQCGPLSDGIEGFCRSFLLAGARLAHGEDEAGHAEWYARGLTAAMGGGTGSGTNSSSWAGTWGRAVTAGAPTGSGIQQPIVEAANLAFGLALCREQFWDRLDEGTRERLTDWLAHHAALRAWDNNWLLFTAVIEAFLASVGVDVPGGHMDEDVERVESWYLADGWYNDGPPSGNRNIDHYNSWVIHPFLWQWYRLRGDAADPGRRARMLERLGEFAGNYARTFAPDGAPLHQGRSLTYRTAVLAGLWTASLAEVSPLSPACTRRLCTATRRHFEAFGVSGAEAPSLGWRAAHFEPSLQVYSGPGSPYFAGIGFLGLAAGPEHPLWAAPEDDGEPEPEAEPARGVVAWRSVGWLVASQRDEGVVRVANHGADHETFAPGGGDDPHYIKFGYSTHTAPGTGPAWDNGGIDGHFALLDPWRRWTRRRTIEAPRVDTGGVAVSEHTPRDRWGNGIPDTRIVSVSCFIASDDAENAWLWEIRAHRVIGGEGWDQVREGGYAVAADEQPAGSAGSAGSAKAAWALARGDVAAVFAAVVPLAGYDESGLAEYQGSNALGEFSSTPYLLGERRGAHDTVHVAGHLLRRHDLPAEDWQPHLDLPTPPAVHVHGAKVTVRLGGSEYVMELDTAAP, encoded by the coding sequence ATGCGAGAGCTGCACGAGCGGAATGAGCGGGATGAGGAAGGGCTCGGCGCGCGGGCCGAGTGGGTCGCGGTCGCCGACGCCTGGCTGCTGACCGCTCGGGAGCACGCGGTCGCGGGCGGTTCGCTGATCCTGCCGACGCCGAACGGCGGCCGCTTCTCCCAGTGCGGCCCGCTGAGCGACGGCATCGAGGGCTTCTGCCGCAGCTTCCTGCTGGCCGGCGCCCGGCTCGCGCACGGCGAGGACGAGGCCGGCCACGCCGAGTGGTATGCGCGCGGCCTCACCGCGGCGATGGGCGGCGGCACGGGCTCCGGCACCAACTCCAGCTCGTGGGCGGGTACCTGGGGCCGGGCCGTGACGGCCGGCGCGCCCACCGGCTCCGGCATCCAGCAGCCGATCGTGGAGGCGGCGAACCTCGCCTTCGGCCTCGCCCTGTGCCGGGAGCAGTTCTGGGACCGGCTCGACGAAGGCACCCGCGAGCGGCTCACCGACTGGCTCGCGCACCACGCGGCGCTGCGCGCCTGGGACAACAACTGGCTGCTGTTCACCGCGGTCATCGAGGCCTTCCTCGCCTCCGTCGGCGTGGACGTGCCGGGCGGTCACATGGACGAGGACGTCGAGCGCGTCGAATCCTGGTACCTGGCAGACGGCTGGTACAACGACGGCCCGCCGAGCGGCAACCGCAACATCGACCACTACAACTCCTGGGTGATCCACCCCTTCCTCTGGCAGTGGTACCGCCTGCGCGGAGACGCGGCCGATCCGGGCCGCCGCGCGCGGATGCTCGAGCGGCTCGGCGAGTTCGCCGGCAACTACGCCCGCACGTTCGCCCCGGACGGCGCGCCGCTGCACCAGGGCAGATCCCTGACTTACCGCACCGCGGTGCTCGCCGGGCTGTGGACCGCGTCGCTGGCCGAGGTGAGCCCGCTCTCCCCCGCCTGCACCCGCCGCCTGTGCACCGCCACGCGCCGCCACTTCGAGGCATTCGGCGTCAGCGGCGCCGAAGCCCCCAGCCTCGGCTGGCGCGCCGCGCACTTCGAGCCCTCACTCCAGGTCTACAGCGGCCCCGGCTCGCCGTACTTCGCGGGCATCGGCTTCCTCGGCCTGGCCGCAGGGCCCGAGCATCCGCTGTGGGCAGCGCCGGAAGACGACGGCGAACCCGAGCCCGAGGCTGAGCCCGCGCGCGGCGTCGTCGCGTGGCGGTCCGTCGGCTGGCTGGTGGCGTCGCAACGCGACGAGGGCGTGGTCCGCGTGGCGAACCACGGCGCCGACCACGAGACCTTCGCCCCAGGCGGAGGCGACGACCCGCATTACATCAAGTTCGGCTACAGCACGCACACCGCGCCGGGCACCGGGCCCGCATGGGATAACGGCGGGATCGACGGCCACTTCGCTCTGCTCGACCCGTGGCGCCGCTGGACCCGACGTCGCACGATCGAGGCCCCGCGCGTGGACACCGGCGGTGTCGCAGTGTCCGAACACACGCCGCGCGACCGCTGGGGCAACGGAATCCCCGACACTCGTATCGTTTCAGTATCCTGTTTCATTGCCAGCGACGACGCCGAAAACGCCTGGCTGTGGGAGATCCGCGCGCACCGCGTCATCGGCGGCGAGGGCTGGGACCAGGTGCGCGAAGGCGGCTACGCCGTCGCGGCGGACGAGCAGCCCGCCGGGAGTGCGGGCAGCGCGGGGTCGGCGAAGGCCGCCTGGGCGCTCGCCCGTGGCGACGTCGCCGCGGTCTTCGCCGCCGTCGTCCCGCTGGCCGGATATGACGAAAGCGGTCTCGCGGAATATCAGGGATCGAATGCGCTCGGCGAGTTCAGCTCGACGCCGTACCTGCTCGGTGAGCGACGCGGCGCGCACGACACCGTCCACGTCGCCGGCCATCTGCTCCGACGACACGACCTCCCGGCGGAGGACTGGCAACCGCACCTCGACCTGCCCACGCCGCCGGCCGTGCACGTCCACGGCGCGAAAGTCACCGTGCGGCTGGGCGGAAGCGAATACGTGATGGAGCTCGACACAGCAGCTCCCTAG
- a CDS encoding ABC transporter permease, with product MSFWQRVKRDRVLLAMLAPGFLFFLVFCYGALFGDIVAFEDYQPYTGFLDSAWTGLQNFSAVFADAVFWHAVRNTLVINIVALVLCFPAPLALALMLNSILNGKVRKFVQSVVYLPHFIGWTIIVALFEEVLGSGGAFTHLESALGLGHWSPMYSDAFFPFLLALESIWKDCGWGTIIFLAALMNIEPALYEAAALDGAGRWHRFKSVTLPSVMPVTMLLLILRLGTLLASGFQQILLQQGNVSLSASQVIDTYVYSQGIAEGNWGQAGAIALAETVVGLALVLGANKVAHFFGQDGFYRRES from the coding sequence ATGTCCTTCTGGCAACGCGTCAAACGCGACCGGGTGCTGCTGGCCATGCTCGCCCCCGGCTTCCTGTTCTTCCTCGTGTTCTGCTACGGCGCGCTGTTCGGCGACATCGTGGCGTTCGAGGACTACCAGCCCTACACCGGCTTCCTCGACAGCGCCTGGACCGGGCTACAGAACTTCTCCGCGGTCTTCGCCGACGCGGTGTTCTGGCACGCGGTGCGCAACACGCTGGTGATCAACATCGTGGCGTTGGTGCTGTGCTTCCCGGCCCCGCTCGCGCTGGCGCTGATGCTCAACTCGATCCTCAACGGCAAAGTGCGCAAGTTCGTGCAGTCGGTGGTCTACCTGCCGCACTTCATCGGCTGGACGATCATCGTGGCGCTGTTCGAGGAGGTGCTCGGCAGCGGCGGCGCGTTCACGCACCTGGAGTCGGCGCTCGGGCTCGGGCACTGGAGCCCGATGTACTCGGACGCGTTCTTCCCGTTCCTGCTCGCGCTGGAGTCGATCTGGAAGGACTGCGGCTGGGGCACGATCATCTTCCTGGCCGCGCTGATGAACATCGAGCCCGCGCTCTACGAGGCGGCCGCGCTGGACGGAGCCGGGCGCTGGCACCGGTTCAAATCCGTCACGCTGCCCTCGGTGATGCCGGTGACCATGCTGCTGCTGATCCTGCGCCTCGGCACGCTGCTGGCCAGCGGCTTCCAGCAGATCCTGCTGCAACAGGGCAACGTGAGCCTCTCGGCCAGCCAGGTCATCGACACCTACGTCTATTCACAGGGCATCGCCGAGGGCAACTGGGGGCAGGCCGGCGCGATCGCGCTGGCCGAGACCGTGGTCGGCCTCGCGCTCGTACTCGGCGCCAACAAGGTGGCGCACTTCTTCGGACAGGACGGGTTCTACCGCCGTGAGAGCTGA
- a CDS encoding Gfo/Idh/MocA family protein, producing the protein MELLRIGVIGLGARGGFARHFHRPEAGARLVAACDLRPEAVAAAGPRLGFANWPDPAVARTTDPDDLLAGDLDAVVVLTPDDTHAALGERFLEAGIPVYLEKPMATTIEDCDRLLLAAERSGTVLHVGHNMRHMPVVTQLRELILAGAIGEVQSVWCRHFVGHGGDYYFKDWHADRSRSTGLLLQKGAHDLDVIHWLAGGYTRRVSAFGDLRVYGRIADRRDNSDRVMQDWFSYDNWPPLAQRELHPVIDIEDLSLVNLQLGNGVLAAYQQCHFSPDYWRNYTVIGTEGRLENFGDTAGGVIRLWNRRHDYRAEGDAEFPIADGAGGHGGGDVGIVDDFLRYLREGGERSATPLAAREAVAAGVTATRSLRSGGTVLEVPPAPQARLRPRSH; encoded by the coding sequence ATGGAACTGCTCAGGATCGGCGTGATCGGACTAGGTGCCCGCGGCGGCTTCGCGCGGCACTTCCACCGGCCGGAGGCGGGCGCGCGGCTGGTGGCCGCGTGCGACCTGCGGCCGGAGGCCGTGGCGGCCGCCGGGCCGAGGCTCGGGTTCGCGAACTGGCCGGATCCGGCGGTGGCGAGGACCACCGACCCGGACGACCTGCTCGCCGGGGACCTCGACGCCGTGGTCGTGCTCACCCCGGACGACACGCACGCCGCGCTCGGCGAGCGGTTCCTCGAGGCCGGGATCCCGGTCTACCTGGAGAAGCCGATGGCCACGACGATCGAGGACTGCGACCGGCTGCTGCTCGCGGCCGAGCGCTCCGGCACGGTGCTGCACGTCGGCCACAACATGCGGCACATGCCGGTGGTGACGCAGCTGCGCGAGCTGATCCTGGCCGGCGCGATCGGCGAGGTGCAGAGCGTGTGGTGCCGGCACTTCGTCGGCCACGGCGGTGATTACTACTTCAAGGACTGGCACGCCGACCGCTCCCGCAGCACCGGTCTGCTGCTGCAGAAGGGCGCGCACGACCTCGACGTGATCCACTGGCTGGCCGGCGGCTACACCCGTCGGGTGAGCGCCTTCGGCGACCTGCGGGTGTACGGGCGGATAGCCGACCGGCGGGACAACTCCGACCGGGTGATGCAGGACTGGTTCTCCTACGACAACTGGCCGCCGCTCGCCCAGCGCGAGCTGCACCCGGTCATCGACATCGAAGACCTCTCGCTGGTCAACCTGCAGCTCGGCAACGGCGTCCTGGCGGCCTATCAGCAATGCCACTTCTCCCCCGACTACTGGCGCAACTACACCGTGATCGGCACCGAGGGGCGGCTGGAGAACTTCGGCGACACCGCCGGCGGCGTGATCCGGCTGTGGAACCGGCGCCACGACTACCGGGCCGAGGGCGACGCCGAGTTCCCGATCGCCGACGGCGCGGGCGGCCACGGCGGCGGCGACGTCGGCATCGTCGACGACTTCCTGCGCTACCTGCGCGAGGGCGGCGAGCGCTCGGCCACCCCGCTGGCCGCCCGCGAGGCGGTGGCGGCGGGCGTCACCGCGACCCGGTCGCTGCGCTCCGGCGGCACGGTGCTCGAGGTACCGCCCGCCCCGCAAGCCCGACTTCGACCCCGATCCCACTGA
- a CDS encoding GNAT family N-acetyltransferase, with protein sequence MNDQRPTTSDPARLDLADPETLRQLWDLQRISYAVEARLIGFDGIPALHESLEQLRATDESSLGVCDGQKLIGAVSWTRLVDGTLDICRLVVDPEAHRRGVATALLDALDSLEPADLTIVSTGTANLPALALYRRRGFVAVGEREIAPGVTITFLERGNASASRDVDEP encoded by the coding sequence ATGAACGATCAGCGCCCCACCACCTCCGACCCGGCCAGGCTCGACCTGGCCGATCCCGAGACCCTGCGGCAGCTGTGGGACCTCCAGCGGATCTCCTACGCCGTCGAGGCCCGGCTGATCGGCTTCGACGGCATCCCGGCCCTGCACGAGTCGCTCGAGCAATTACGCGCGACCGACGAATCCTCGCTCGGGGTGTGCGACGGGCAGAAGCTCATCGGGGCGGTCTCCTGGACTCGGCTGGTGGACGGCACGCTGGACATCTGCCGCCTCGTGGTCGACCCCGAGGCCCATCGCCGCGGCGTCGCCACGGCACTGCTGGACGCACTGGACTCGCTCGAACCGGCCGACCTGACCATCGTCTCCACCGGCACCGCCAACCTGCCCGCGCTCGCGCTCTACCGCCGGCGCGGGTTCGTCGCCGTCGGCGAGCGCGAGATCGCGCCCGGCGTCACGATCACCTTCCTGGAACGCGGGAACGCATCCGCGTCCCGGGACGTCGACGAACCCTGA
- a CDS encoding HAD family hydrolase produces the protein MRIEAIVFDFDGLLMDTETTLLDCWQYEWRQHGLELDQTSFFADHGGDITAERYRQLAEAVGPGYDYESSHARRTAYRQRLHDELGLCDGIEEWLAQAHDVGLRCAIASSSPEHWVTEMLQRINHIDDFTTLATGDEVPAVKPAPDVYLLAIERLGLQPAQAVAVEDTPHGVAAAKAAGLPCIAIPNPFADPARFTAADLVLPSAAALPLLEAVEAVESLSFAR, from the coding sequence GTGCGCATAGAAGCGATCGTGTTCGACTTCGACGGACTCCTGATGGACACCGAGACCACGCTGCTCGACTGCTGGCAGTACGAATGGCGCCAGCACGGTCTGGAGCTGGATCAGACCTCGTTCTTCGCCGACCACGGCGGCGACATCACCGCCGAGCGTTACCGCCAACTCGCCGAAGCCGTCGGGCCCGGCTACGACTACGAGTCCAGCCACGCCCGCCGCACGGCGTATCGACAGCGGCTGCACGACGAACTCGGGCTCTGCGACGGCATCGAAGAGTGGCTCGCGCAGGCCCACGACGTCGGCCTTCGTTGTGCCATCGCCAGCAGTTCCCCCGAGCACTGGGTGACCGAAATGCTCCAGCGCATCAACCACATCGACGACTTCACCACCCTTGCGACCGGCGACGAGGTGCCGGCCGTCAAACCGGCTCCCGACGTCTACCTGCTCGCCATCGAGCGTCTCGGCCTCCAGCCCGCCCAAGCGGTCGCGGTCGAGGACACGCCCCACGGCGTCGCCGCCGCCAAAGCCGCCGGGCTGCCGTGCATCGCCATCCCCAACCCGTTCGCCGACCCCGCGCGGTTCACGGCAGCAGACCTGGTGCTGCCCAGCGCCGCGGCCCTCCCTCTGCTGGAAGCTGTCGAGGCCGTCGAGTCACTATCGTTCGCGCGCTAG
- a CDS encoding NADP-dependent oxidoreductase — MRAVVVNRFGGPEVLELVDTERPEPGPGEILVRVHAAGLNPADWKIRAGHIAHIGEPPIIPGLDVSGVVEQTGAGVTMFAAGDEVYASKRSKAGTYAQYVVVGESDAAHKPAGVSHIEAAALPTAVLTAWQVLHYGAELKPGQRVLIHAASGGVGHLAVQIAKAAGAHVIGTARAGNHAFLRELGADELIDYREQDFAEVLADEAALVDVVVDAIGGDYGPRSLSVLRPGGILLSISGTGSDRPVTPADAVALGLRYAEFGYRPSGADLDQVAELVASGALRVHVDKTFRLEDVAEAHRFIETGRVRGKAVLTLR, encoded by the coding sequence ATGCGAGCCGTAGTGGTCAACAGATTCGGCGGACCCGAAGTACTCGAGCTCGTCGACACCGAGCGTCCGGAGCCGGGCCCCGGCGAGATCCTCGTGCGCGTACACGCCGCCGGATTGAACCCGGCCGACTGGAAGATCCGCGCCGGGCACATCGCGCACATCGGCGAGCCTCCGATCATCCCCGGGCTCGACGTGTCGGGCGTCGTCGAGCAGACCGGTGCCGGTGTCACGATGTTCGCGGCAGGGGACGAGGTCTACGCGTCCAAGCGCTCAAAAGCCGGGACGTACGCGCAGTACGTCGTCGTCGGCGAGAGCGACGCGGCCCACAAGCCCGCCGGCGTAAGCCACATCGAGGCCGCCGCCCTGCCCACCGCCGTGCTCACCGCATGGCAGGTGCTGCACTACGGCGCGGAGCTCAAGCCGGGTCAACGGGTCCTGATTCACGCCGCCTCCGGGGGCGTCGGCCACCTGGCCGTGCAGATCGCGAAGGCCGCCGGGGCACACGTGATCGGCACCGCCCGCGCCGGCAACCACGCTTTCCTGCGTGAGCTCGGCGCGGACGAACTGATCGACTATCGGGAGCAGGACTTCGCCGAGGTGCTCGCGGACGAAGCCGCCCTTGTCGACGTCGTCGTGGACGCGATCGGCGGCGACTACGGCCCTCGTTCATTGAGCGTGCTGCGGCCGGGCGGAATCCTGCTGAGCATCTCCGGCACCGGATCCGACCGTCCCGTCACCCCCGCCGATGCGGTCGCACTCGGACTGCGCTACGCGGAGTTCGGCTACCGCCCGTCGGGTGCGGATCTCGACCAGGTCGCCGAGCTCGTCGCTTCTGGAGCGCTCCGCGTTCACGTCGACAAGACGTTCCGTCTGGAAGACGTGGCCGAGGCGCACCGATTCATCGAGACCGGCCGCGTCCGAGGCAAGGCAGTGCTGACGCTTCGCTGA
- a CDS encoding LacI family DNA-binding transcriptional regulator, which yields MVVAEGRATLQDVAERARVSTATVSRVLNGNYPVAAETRRRVEKAVRALGYVANAHARALAGVTNRTIGVVVSEIVDPFFSLIVHGIQREAAAVGRICLIGSTLGEEHRELEIIELLHEQRAEAVILVGGALLDDKHQSKLAARAKAMEASGSKLVLCGRPPLAPPTPSTAVHYDNEHGALNATDHLMGLGHRRILYLGGWPGISTQRDRVAGYRLAHDRRGLAVDPKLVLEGEFSRRFGYERTARALTDGTDFTAILAANDATAAGALQALRDNGRRVPQDVSVVGYDDVPVAAETVPALTTVHIPLQEMGRAAVRLAVGGEDGGGRKGDWSDEAGGQGSLVLGTHLVLRGSTAPAPVEGAAPAAG from the coding sequence ATGGTCGTCGCCGAGGGTCGAGCGACCCTGCAGGACGTCGCCGAGCGCGCCCGCGTATCCACCGCGACCGTCTCACGGGTCCTCAACGGCAACTACCCGGTCGCGGCGGAGACGCGCAGGCGGGTGGAGAAGGCCGTGCGCGCGCTCGGCTACGTCGCCAACGCCCACGCCCGCGCGCTGGCCGGGGTGACCAATCGCACCATCGGCGTGGTGGTGAGCGAGATCGTCGACCCCTTCTTCAGCCTGATCGTGCACGGGATACAGCGCGAGGCCGCCGCGGTCGGGCGCATCTGCCTGATCGGCTCCACCCTGGGCGAGGAGCACCGGGAGCTGGAGATCATCGAGCTGCTGCACGAGCAGCGCGCCGAGGCGGTGATCCTGGTCGGCGGGGCGCTGCTGGACGACAAGCACCAGAGCAAGCTGGCCGCGCGGGCCAAGGCGATGGAGGCCTCCGGCTCGAAGCTGGTGCTCTGCGGCCGCCCGCCGCTGGCGCCGCCCACCCCGTCCACGGCCGTGCACTACGACAACGAGCACGGCGCGCTCAACGCCACCGACCACCTGATGGGCCTCGGCCACCGCCGGATCCTGTATCTCGGCGGCTGGCCCGGCATCTCCACCCAGCGCGACCGCGTCGCCGGCTACCGGCTGGCCCACGACCGCAGAGGGCTGGCGGTGGACCCGAAGCTGGTGCTCGAAGGCGAGTTCAGCCGCAGGTTCGGCTACGAGCGCACGGCCCGCGCCCTCACCGACGGCACCGACTTCACCGCCATCCTCGCGGCCAACGACGCCACCGCCGCCGGCGCTCTGCAGGCCCTGCGCGACAACGGCAGGCGGGTCCCGCAGGACGTGTCTGTGGTCGGCTATGACGACGTGCCGGTCGCCGCCGAGACCGTCCCCGCCCTGACAACCGTGCACATCCCGCTGCAGGAGATGGGCCGCGCCGCGGTCCGGCTCGCCGTCGGCGGCGAGGACGGCGGCGGCCGCAAGGGCGACTGGTCGGATGAGGCCGGCGGGCAGGGCTCGCTCGTCCTCGGCACCCACCTCGTGCTGCGCGGCTCGACCGCACCGGCGCCGGTGGAGGGTGCAGCTCCGGCAGCAGGCTGA